A region of Oncorhynchus kisutch isolate 150728-3 linkage group LG29, Okis_V2, whole genome shotgun sequence DNA encodes the following proteins:
- the LOC116358301 gene encoding uncharacterized protein LOC116358301, producing the protein MWEIGPRRIGAGRHTWGSPIWNHMLCEDCYEPHEAYLIERIGEEEYFGAVTSWGFGVNMKATAGRRRVAIGRKEITIVDFKDSSKCPCRPANWKYGSPPLVMKNLRTTMERDTRREPQVMLGDLEKCWTKEDLEVLEKHLCYTRRDKAGAEWHESTVRRFGLKWKMLDCNIGACMTDNRWVEMMLGDIYRPRASKHGVRRRLTEEEVRAQKKVEGQGKEPVFLIEGSKEEHGEGPGLKIRRLRRYTPRHRQDNQRSRKEREEKQKERGRQLVKGWFGCGSKDNGPSGLPDAGVRRQTAQGPAWRPIWALKATEGRQCKTIQGDGSEHKGEGPNWSKIADLTSSVVRCEAAAGDLRRELKYIGDELRSMVNPRSRKGKKKAKKGR; encoded by the coding sequence ATGTGGGAGATTGGCCCCCGGAGAATTGGAGCAGGAAGACATACATGGGGTAGTCCTATCTGGAACCACATGCTATGCGAGGATTGTTATGAACCTCATGAGGCGTATCTGATAGAAAGAATAGGTGAGGAGGAGTACTTTGGCGCAGTTACATCCTGGGGATTCGGGGTTAACATGAAAGCCACAGCAGGAAGGCGTAGAGTGGCGATAGGAAGGAAAGAGATTACAATAGTAGACTTCAAAGATAGTAGCAAATGCCCATGTCGGCCAGCGAATTGGAAATATGGATCACCACCTCTGGTGATGAAAAATTTAAGGACAACAATGGAAAGAGACACAAGGAGAGAGCCCCAAGTTATGCTAGGGGACTTGGAGAAATGTTGGACCAAAGAGGACTTAGAAGTCCTGGAGAAACATCTGTGCTACACGAGGCGGGATAAGGCCGGGGCAGAGTGGCACGAGAGTACAGTCAGGAGGTTTGGCCTTAAGTGGAAGATGTTGGATTGCAACATAGGGGCTTGCATGACCGACAACAGATGGGTAGAAATGATGTTAGGAGATATCTATAGGCCAAGAGCTAGTAAACATGGAGTGAGGAGGAGATTAACTGAGGAAGAGGTACGGGCCCAGAAAAAGGTAGAGGGGCAAGGAAAAGAACCAGTTTTCCTTATAGAAGGAAGTAAGGAAGAACATGGAGAGGGACCAGGTTTGAAGATAAGGAGACTAAGAAGGTATACCCCAAGGCACAGACAGGATAATCAGAGATCAAGGAAAGAAAGGGAggaaaaacagaaagagagaggtaggcagTTAGTGAAAGGATGGTTTGGGTGTGGCTCAAAAGACAATGGCCCTAGCGGGCTGCCAGACGCAGGAGTTAGGAGGCAGACGGCACAGGGGCCAGCCTGGAGACCTATCTGGGCGCTAAAGGCAACAGAGGGAAGACAATGTAAAACCATACAAGGAGATGGATCAGAGCATAAGGGCGAGGGACCTAACTGGTCCAAAATTGCAGATCTTACTAGTTCAGTAGTAAGGTGTGAGGCAGCAGCAGGAGATCTGAGAAGGGAGCTGAAATACATTGGGGATGAACTTAGAAGCATGGTAAACCCCAGAAGTAGGAAGGGCAAGAAGAAGGCCAAGAAAGGGAGGTGA